Proteins encoded within one genomic window of Triticum aestivum cultivar Chinese Spring chromosome 2D, IWGSC CS RefSeq v2.1, whole genome shotgun sequence:
- the LOC123049603 gene encoding uncharacterized protein, with protein MASRLSPFTRTSAVTKSRQLAPTVRLSLGGAEFLEGALTGIEGYAISRMTKSRRGKLYIDDSGWGPEAGSIEYGYRVPFGKIHVFIGKIGESAPVPDICTDIVEPARRAQPARTQPGRNHVFVGFTQGVDLADNSASSGDTLVYSDGESSVGDIESILPLYDERLWAARVDHEPPRWSAVYMAGTAPTLNSTAAGAVDGTGTSITDPTASGPVKPPAQVPPFWSRLVRRHGRDRQAVQFHLLAPFRTDRARAARHRHQRRDAEPAAGLPGLPGPPPPQRGQCQPRRRDARVVAAHLRRRHRRGQIVLAEAGVVSAATSAHRASVRSVDFQKQPAAAAAEVNALIAETTRGRIRDLVSPDSFKGDPKIVLANAMHFKATWARRFDPSDTVRRDFHRLDGTSVRVPFLSDPGMQYATRFDDLSFKVLQCFYKMAGRDGRLDSKAPLFSMLIFLPHRRDGLRDLLRLAFSFRFDATDALRGLGLAAPFDPLAADLSGAVSNMPPEGLYVSAVEQMCAVEVDEEGTTAVVAFYSHTSPTYSPFERPPPPPMSFMADHPFLFAIV; from the exons atggcctcacgactaagtcctttcacgaggacatctgctgtgacaaaatcacgacagttggcgcccaccgttaGGTTATCGCTTGGTGGTGctgagttcttggagggagctctcACAGGGATCGAGGGCTATGCGATCAGCcgcatgaccaagagtcgccgcggcaagctctacatcgacgattcaggctggggtcccgaggccggctcgatcgagtacgggtaccgggtccccttcggcaagaTCCACGTATTCATCGGCAAAATTGGCGAGTCGGCACCCgtgccggacatctgcaccgacatcgtcgaaccGGCTCGGCGCGCGCAACCCGCCCGAACTCAACCCGGTCGGAACCATGTCTTTGTTGGGTTCACCCAGGGGGTCGATCTCGCAGATAACTCCGCATCCAGCGGCGACACCCTGGTCTATTCTGATGGTGAATCATCGGTTGGAGACATTGAGTCGATCCTTCCACTGTACGACGAACGACTTTGGGCTGCTCGGGTCGATCACGAGCCGCCCCGCTGGTCCGCCGTCTACATGGCGGGTactgctccgacccttaattccACCGCAGCAGGAGCCGTGGATGGGACTGGCACTTCAATTACTGATCCGACTGCATCTGGCCCGGTCAAACCCCCGGCTCAAGTCCCCCCATTCTGGA GTCGCTTGGTTCGCCGGCACGGACGCGATCGCCAGGCGGTCCAATTTCATCTTCTCGCCCCTTTCCGTACGGACCGGGCTCGCGCTGCTCGCCACCGGCACCAACGGCGAGACGCTGAGCCAGCTGCTGGCCTTCCTGGGCTCCCAGGACCTCCACCTCCTCAACGCGGCCAGTGCCAGCCTCGTCGCCGAGATGCGCGCGTGGTCGCAGCTCACCTTCGCCGCCGGCATCGTCGCGGACAAATCGTTCTCGCTGAGGCAGGAGTCGtgtccgccgccacctccgcccaCAGGGCCTCCGTGAGATCCGTGGACTTTCAGAAGCAG ccggcggcagcggcggctgagGTGAACGCTCTCATCGCAGAGACCACGCGGGGCCGGATACGCGACCTCGTCTCCCCGGACTCGTTTAAAGGCGACCCCAAGATCGTGCTCGCCAACGCCATGCACTTCAAGGCCACCTGGGCCCGGAGGTTCGACCCGTCGGACACCGTCCGCCGCGACTTCCACCGCCTCGACGGCACGTCCGTGCGGGTGCCGTTCCTCTCCGACCCCGGGATGCAGTACGCCACCCGCTTCGACGACCTCAGCTTCAAGGTCCTTCAGTGCTTCTACAAGATGGCGGGGCGCGACGGCAGGCTCGACTCCAAGGCGCCGCTCTTCTCCATGCTCATATTCCTCCCGCACCGGCGCGACGGGCTCCGCGACCTCCTGCGGCTGGCG TTCTCCTTCCGGTTCGACGCCACGGACGCGCTGCGCGGCCTCGGGCTCGCCGCGCCGTTCGACCCGCTGGCCGCCGACCTGTCGGGGGCGGTGTCGAACATGCCCCCGGAAGGGCTCTACGTGTCGGCCGTCGAGCAGATGTGCGCCGTGGAGGTGGACGAGGAAGGCACGACGGCAGTAGTAGCGTTTTACTCGCATACGAGCCCGACCTATAGCCCGTTtgagcgcccgccgccgccgcccatgagCTTCATGGCGGACCACCCGTTCTTGTTCGCCATCGTCTGA